A region from the Aphis gossypii isolate Hap1 chromosome 1, ASM2018417v2, whole genome shotgun sequence genome encodes:
- the LOC114122792 gene encoding torsin-1A isoform X2 gives MLYSKYFSFYILSCLFFFKSTAVYGLIDPVTGTFVVGAFVTGYFYNKSNFTMPNIFPIFGRCPKTYDIKELERAIEKRFFGQHIATKIVLSALAGNLHRSKSNKKPLVMCFQEAVRKLRFHVIHGRSDFIYQSQINVYKEKLYYDVKSKIKSCDTNVFVFDETHYIPIGILDILIPILENNDVSIDSRNSIFIFLTNAGGKAIVTKYLDLWSKGISRESMKIQDFDIILQKSAFNEKGGLMKSGLIDSHIVDYYVPFLPLERDHVVKCIESEFKNLKKYLDPSTKSEILEMVSFGPEPENLFATSGCKRINQFVASQSNPDLV, from the exons ATGTTATAtagcaaatatttttctttttatatcttaagttgtttatttttttttaaatctactgCTGTCTATGGATTAATAGATCCAGTTACAGGAACTTTTGTTGTAGGAGCTTTTGTGACAggatacttttataataaatcaaattttacaaTGCCTAATATATTCCCTATTTTTGGCAGATGTCCTAAAACATATGatattaaag AATTAGAACGTGCCAtagaaaaaagattttttgggCAACATATTgctacaaaaattgtattatctgCTTTGGCAGGTAATCTGCATCGTAGCAAATCTAACAAAAAACCATTAGTAATGTGTTTTCAAG AAGCAGTAAGAAAATTACGGTTTCATGTTATTCATGGAAGAtctgattttatttatcaatctcaaattaatgtttataag gaaaaactttattatgatgtgaaatccaaaataaaatcatgtgacacaaatgtatttgtttttgatgaaacacattatatacctattggtaTATTAGACATACTAATACCTATTCTTGAAAACAATGATGTGTCAATTGATTctag gaattctatttttatatttttaactaatgcAGGAGGTAAAGCTATTGTAACTAAGTACTTAGATCTTTGGAGTAAAGGAATTTCTAGAGAGTCCATGAAAATTCaagattttgatattattttacaaaaatctgcttttaatgaaaaag gagGGTTGATGAAGAGTGGATTAATTGATTCCCatattgttgattattatGTTCCATTTTTACCACTCGAAAGAGATCATGtggtaaaatgtattgaatcagagttcaaaaacttaaaaaaatatttggatcCCTCTACGAAAag TGAAATATTGGAGATGGTTTCGTTTGGTCCTGAGCCTGAAAACTTATTTGCTACTTCAGGTTGTAAAAGAATTAATCAGTTTGTTGCATCTCAATCAAATCCTGATttggtttga
- the LOC114122792 gene encoding torsin-1A isoform X1 translates to MLYSKYFSFYILSCLFFFKSTAVYGLIDPVTGTFVVGAFVTGYFYNKSNFTMPNIFPIFGRCPKTYDIKELERAIEKRFFGQHIATKIVLSALAGNLHRSKSNKKPLVMCFQGWTGSGKNFLTELIASHMFSSEAVRKLRFHVIHGRSDFIYQSQINVYKEKLYYDVKSKIKSCDTNVFVFDETHYIPIGILDILIPILENNDVSIDSRNSIFIFLTNAGGKAIVTKYLDLWSKGISRESMKIQDFDIILQKSAFNEKGGLMKSGLIDSHIVDYYVPFLPLERDHVVKCIESEFKNLKKYLDPSTKSEILEMVSFGPEPENLFATSGCKRINQFVASQSNPDLV, encoded by the exons ATGTTATAtagcaaatatttttctttttatatcttaagttgtttatttttttttaaatctactgCTGTCTATGGATTAATAGATCCAGTTACAGGAACTTTTGTTGTAGGAGCTTTTGTGACAggatacttttataataaatcaaattttacaaTGCCTAATATATTCCCTATTTTTGGCAGATGTCCTAAAACATATGatattaaag AATTAGAACGTGCCAtagaaaaaagattttttgggCAACATATTgctacaaaaattgtattatctgCTTTGGCAGGTAATCTGCATCGTAGCAAATCTAACAAAAAACCATTAGTAATGTGTTTTCAAGGTTGGACTGGTTctggtaaaaattttttaacagaGTTAATTGCTAGTCATATGTTCTCTTCAGAAGCAGTAAGAAAATTACGGTTTCATGTTATTCATGGAAGAtctgattttatttatcaatctcaaattaatgtttataag gaaaaactttattatgatgtgaaatccaaaataaaatcatgtgacacaaatgtatttgtttttgatgaaacacattatatacctattggtaTATTAGACATACTAATACCTATTCTTGAAAACAATGATGTGTCAATTGATTctag gaattctatttttatatttttaactaatgcAGGAGGTAAAGCTATTGTAACTAAGTACTTAGATCTTTGGAGTAAAGGAATTTCTAGAGAGTCCATGAAAATTCaagattttgatattattttacaaaaatctgcttttaatgaaaaag gagGGTTGATGAAGAGTGGATTAATTGATTCCCatattgttgattattatGTTCCATTTTTACCACTCGAAAGAGATCATGtggtaaaatgtattgaatcagagttcaaaaacttaaaaaaatatttggatcCCTCTACGAAAag TGAAATATTGGAGATGGTTTCGTTTGGTCCTGAGCCTGAAAACTTATTTGCTACTTCAGGTTGTAAAAGAATTAATCAGTTTGTTGCATCTCAATCAAATCCTGATttggtttga